In one Sporomusa sphaeroides DSM 2875 genomic region, the following are encoded:
- the argJ gene encoding bifunctional glutamate N-acetyltransferase/amino-acid acetyltransferase ArgJ → MLTKITGGITAPQGFTAAGVHAGIKKNGKTDIGMIYSKVPAAGAAMYTTNKMAAAPVIVSRQASDRGKIRAIVVNSGCANACTGDQGLKDAKTMAHEAAKALNLDDCEVLVASTGVIGVSLPMDKIKSGIAQAAAALSETGHEQALAAIMTTDTFPKACAYEFNLGGKICKIAGIAKGAGMIHPNMATMLCFITTDAAIAPEVLKQALNQAAELSFNMISVDGDTSTNDMVAVLANGQAGNALIDSAGSQTYQEFYTALRAVCTELAQLIVRDGEGATKFLEINVTGAVSFADAKLAAMAIAKSPLVKTAFFGQDPNWGRILCAVGYSGAATQPDKTSLTIGDLTIVVNGQGAVGFDTAKLKEVMAAKDIAITVDLGLGETSATVWTCDFSYEYVKINGEYTT, encoded by the coding sequence ATGCTAACCAAAATTACTGGCGGCATTACCGCGCCACAAGGGTTTACCGCAGCCGGTGTTCACGCCGGTATCAAGAAAAACGGCAAAACCGATATCGGGATGATTTATAGCAAGGTGCCGGCAGCCGGGGCAGCCATGTATACTACCAACAAAATGGCGGCCGCGCCGGTAATTGTTTCGCGTCAAGCCAGCGACCGCGGTAAAATCCGGGCTATTGTCGTCAACTCCGGCTGCGCCAATGCCTGCACCGGCGACCAGGGCCTTAAAGATGCTAAGACAATGGCCCACGAAGCAGCCAAAGCGCTGAACCTGGATGATTGTGAAGTTCTGGTGGCTTCCACCGGTGTAATCGGTGTCAGTCTGCCAATGGATAAAATTAAGTCAGGCATTGCCCAGGCGGCTGCCGCCTTATCGGAAACCGGGCATGAGCAGGCCTTGGCCGCGATCATGACCACCGATACGTTTCCCAAGGCTTGTGCCTATGAATTCAACCTTGGCGGCAAGATTTGCAAAATTGCCGGGATTGCCAAAGGGGCCGGCATGATTCACCCCAATATGGCGACAATGTTATGTTTTATTACTACCGATGCCGCCATTGCGCCAGAAGTACTGAAGCAGGCACTTAACCAGGCGGCGGAATTATCCTTTAACATGATTTCCGTAGATGGCGACACCAGTACCAACGATATGGTGGCCGTACTGGCCAACGGTCAGGCCGGCAATGCGCTTATTGACTCAGCCGGCAGTCAAACCTATCAGGAATTTTACACCGCGCTCCGGGCGGTATGCACCGAACTGGCCCAGCTCATTGTCCGTGACGGCGAAGGAGCCACTAAATTCCTGGAAATCAACGTTACCGGCGCGGTATCGTTCGCCGATGCCAAGCTGGCGGCTATGGCTATCGCCAAATCGCCGCTGGTTAAGACGGCCTTCTTCGGCCAGGACCCCAATTGGGGCCGGATACTTTGTGCTGTCGGTTACTCCGGTGCAGCAACCCAGCCTGATAAAACCTCATTGACCATTGGCGATTTGACGATTGTGGTCAACGGTCAGGGAGCGGTTGGTTTTGATACGGCTAAGCTCAAAGAAGTCATGGCGGCTAAGGATATTGCTATAACCGTTGACTTAGGGCTTGGCGAAACCTCGGCCACTGTGTGGACTTGTGATTTTTCCTATGAATATGTCAAGATTAACGGTGAATATACTACATGA
- the argF gene encoding ornithine carbamoyltransferase, with product MGLKGKDFLSIHDLTVDEIYQILDFTKVLKAKQKAGEPHQLLKGKTLGMIFQKASTRTRVSFEVGMWQLGGMALFLSSNDLQIGRGEPVKDTARVLSRYLDGIMIRTFSHLEVEELAEYANIPVINALTDLLHPCQAMADIFTAIEHKGEDLKGRKLCYIGDGNNMVNSLLHICAKVGMDISVATPQNYAPDAVIVEQAAAIAKTSGSKITILDDPYAAAKDADVLYTDVWASMGREGEQAIRKQAFAGFQINSSIMQVARKDALVMHCLPAHRGEEITDDVIEGPNSVVFDEAENRLHVQKAIMALLMAD from the coding sequence ATGGGTCTTAAAGGAAAAGACTTTCTATCAATACATGATTTGACGGTTGATGAAATTTATCAGATTCTGGACTTTACCAAAGTCCTAAAAGCCAAACAAAAGGCGGGAGAACCGCATCAGCTCTTAAAGGGCAAGACTCTGGGCATGATCTTTCAAAAGGCGTCCACCCGCACCCGGGTATCATTTGAAGTCGGCATGTGGCAGCTTGGCGGGATGGCTTTGTTCTTATCTTCCAATGATCTGCAAATTGGCCGGGGCGAGCCGGTCAAAGATACCGCCCGCGTCTTATCCCGTTATCTTGACGGCATTATGATCCGCACATTTTCTCACCTGGAAGTTGAGGAACTGGCTGAATATGCCAATATCCCGGTTATCAATGCGCTGACAGACCTCCTGCATCCCTGTCAGGCCATGGCCGATATCTTTACTGCCATTGAACATAAAGGCGAAGACTTGAAGGGACGCAAGCTGTGTTATATCGGTGACGGCAACAATATGGTCAACTCACTGCTCCATATTTGCGCTAAAGTCGGTATGGATATCAGTGTTGCCACACCACAGAACTATGCGCCTGATGCTGTCATTGTCGAGCAGGCTGCCGCCATTGCCAAAACGTCAGGCAGCAAGATTACCATTCTGGATGATCCCTATGCCGCCGCCAAGGACGCCGATGTGCTTTACACCGACGTGTGGGCCAGCATGGGCCGGGAAGGCGAACAGGCCATCCGCAAGCAAGCCTTTGCCGGTTTCCAAATCAACAGCTCCATCATGCAAGTGGCCAGAAAGGATGCCCTTGTTATGCATTGCCTGCCGGCGCACCGTGGCGAGGAAATTACCGACGATGTGATTGAAGGCCCTAATTCGGTGGTGTTTGATGAAGCCGAAAATCGCTTGCATGTGCAAAAAGCCATAATGGCATTGTTGATGGCTGATTAG
- a CDS encoding transglycosylase domain-containing protein produces the protein MKTTRLRVGRIAALLAIVFAVTFFWAGGELLLRSSMPKINILPAGAAETAAEVGSAWERVHRVIFLKSAVDAKLDKSTYVRLSDIPLPMQQAIIAVEDSRFYHHMGFDIEGIFRATLVNVQTGAFTEGGSTITQQLIKNLFLTHERTLVRKAEEFVLAIALEMRYSKEEILEMYLNTIYFGSGAYGIGEAAAIYFGKPPFHLNLAECALLAGLPNAPSLTSPYVNFTAAKQRQAVVLAAMARNSYIGPSQAQEAKLTPILLAK, from the coding sequence TTGAAAACTACGCGTTTACGGGTAGGACGGATTGCAGCCTTGTTAGCCATAGTATTTGCCGTAACCTTTTTCTGGGCCGGCGGTGAGCTTTTGCTGCGTTCGTCTATGCCGAAAATCAATATTCTCCCGGCAGGAGCGGCTGAAACAGCAGCAGAGGTTGGCAGCGCCTGGGAACGGGTGCATCGGGTAATCTTTCTGAAGAGCGCCGTTGATGCCAAACTGGATAAAAGTACCTATGTCCGCCTGTCCGATATACCGTTGCCCATGCAGCAGGCCATCATTGCCGTTGAAGACAGCCGGTTTTATCATCATATGGGCTTCGATATTGAAGGAATTTTCCGGGCCACACTGGTTAATGTACAAACCGGGGCATTTACAGAAGGCGGCAGTACCATTACGCAGCAGCTAATTAAAAATTTATTTTTAACCCATGAACGGACACTGGTCCGCAAAGCCGAGGAATTTGTCCTCGCCATTGCGCTGGAAATGCGCTATTCCAAAGAAGAAATTCTGGAAATGTATCTCAACACCATCTACTTCGGTTCCGGTGCTTATGGCATTGGTGAGGCTGCTGCCATTTATTTCGGCAAACCGCCCTTCCACCTGAATTTAGCCGAATGTGCCCTGTTGGCCGGACTGCCTAACGCCCCGTCACTGACATCACCGTATGTCAATTTTACCGCCGCTAAGCAGCGGCAGGCCGTTGTGCTGGCAGCTATGGCCCGCAACAGCTATATTGGCCCGTCACAAGCCCAGGAAGCCAAGTTAACGCCAATTCTATTGGCTAAGTAA
- a CDS encoding acetylornithine transaminase — MDQENYLPVFARYQVVLETGEGPYVYDNEGKKYIDFLGGIAVNVLGHAHPKLVKAVADQAGKIIHCSNLYYTEEQARLAKTLAALSGLDKVFVGNSGAEANEGAIKLARKYGKTIAADKVEIITAEHSFHGRTLATLTATGQPKYQKGYEPLPGGFKHVPFNDIAALKQSMSDKTCAVMLEPIQGEGGVNIPDPDYFTEVRALCDTYGALLILDEIQTGMGRTGKMFAYEHLGIKPDIVTLAKGLAGGVPIGAFIATDKAAAAFGPGDHGSTFGGNPLACAAANAVLKVIEDEKLLNNAQAMGEYLVTKLNALKGKYPALITAVRGKGLIVGAKLTRPGRDIVNECMKEGAIINCTAGDVLRFVPPLNITKAHVDEVIEILDAALAAV; from the coding sequence ATGGACCAGGAAAATTACCTGCCGGTGTTTGCCCGGTATCAGGTTGTGCTTGAGACTGGTGAAGGGCCTTATGTTTATGATAATGAAGGTAAAAAATATATAGATTTTCTTGGCGGCATTGCCGTTAATGTCTTAGGTCATGCCCATCCTAAGCTGGTGAAGGCCGTGGCCGACCAGGCCGGTAAAATCATTCACTGCTCCAACCTTTACTACACCGAGGAGCAGGCGAGGCTTGCCAAGACTTTGGCTGCGCTAAGCGGCCTTGACAAAGTATTTGTCGGCAATAGCGGGGCGGAAGCCAACGAAGGCGCGATAAAATTAGCCCGGAAATACGGCAAGACCATTGCCGCCGACAAGGTGGAAATTATTACTGCCGAACATTCCTTCCATGGACGGACCTTAGCCACTTTGACGGCTACCGGCCAGCCTAAATATCAAAAAGGCTATGAGCCGCTGCCTGGCGGGTTTAAACATGTTCCGTTCAATGATATCGCAGCTCTTAAGCAGTCTATGTCTGATAAAACCTGTGCCGTAATGCTTGAGCCCATACAAGGGGAAGGCGGCGTAAATATTCCTGATCCGGATTACTTTACCGAGGTAAGAGCCCTGTGCGATACCTATGGCGCCCTGTTAATCCTGGACGAAATTCAGACAGGTATGGGGCGGACCGGCAAAATGTTTGCCTATGAGCATCTTGGCATTAAGCCTGATATTGTTACTTTGGCCAAAGGGTTGGCCGGCGGTGTGCCGATTGGTGCCTTTATTGCCACAGATAAAGCCGCCGCTGCCTTTGGCCCCGGCGACCATGGTTCCACCTTTGGCGGCAATCCGCTGGCCTGTGCGGCAGCCAATGCTGTGCTGAAGGTTATTGAGGATGAAAAACTGCTGAACAATGCACAGGCAATGGGTGAATATCTTGTCACTAAACTTAATGCACTTAAAGGCAAATATCCGGCCCTCATCACGGCAGTGCGCGGCAAGGGCCTGATCGTCGGCGCAAAACTTACCCGCCCGGGTCGTGACATCGTAAATGAATGCATGAAAGAGGGCGCTATTATCAACTGCACCGCCGGCGATGTGCTCCGGTTTGTGCCGCCGCTCAATATAACCAAAGCGCATGTGGACGAAGTGATAGAGATATTGGATGCAGCACTGGCAGCTGTTTAA
- the amrS gene encoding AmmeMemoRadiSam system radical SAM enzyme, with translation MKTVYEALHYQQQGQAVLCRLCPKSCTITEGRTGFCRVRQNTGGKLYSLNYAQVTAQALDPIEKKPLYHFYPGSRILSLGTWGCNLACQFCQNWHIAQAQPPVTMLEPQAALDLALRLANQGNIGIAYTYSEPGVWYEYIMDTARLVQAAGLRNVLVTNGFIQEQPLTELLPFIAAMNIDVKAFTDDFYQQLCAGQLAQVKRTVEQAAGQCHIEITTLLVPGLNDTAAEIAALAEWLSGISADIPLHLSRYFPSYRLEAPPTPLSTLQLAYKTARKYLNYVYIGNVGGDGTNTFCPECGYKVIDRAGGCSCLTGRDNGTEKVCPRCGRSICITGDIRF, from the coding sequence GTGAAAACAGTGTATGAGGCGCTTCATTACCAGCAGCAGGGACAAGCGGTGCTCTGCCGTTTATGTCCGAAAAGCTGCACCATTACAGAGGGGCGGACAGGGTTTTGCCGGGTTCGCCAAAATACCGGCGGTAAACTCTATAGTCTAAATTATGCGCAGGTTACAGCCCAGGCGCTTGACCCTATCGAAAAGAAACCCCTATACCATTTCTACCCTGGCAGCAGGATATTGTCACTTGGCACCTGGGGCTGCAACCTTGCCTGCCAATTCTGCCAAAACTGGCATATTGCCCAGGCGCAGCCGCCGGTGACAATGCTTGAGCCGCAGGCAGCGCTCGACTTAGCCCTCCGGCTTGCTAACCAGGGAAATATCGGGATTGCTTACACCTATTCTGAACCTGGCGTGTGGTATGAATACATTATGGATACTGCCCGGCTGGTACAGGCGGCAGGACTACGTAATGTGCTGGTCACCAACGGCTTTATCCAGGAGCAGCCGTTAACCGAGCTGCTGCCGTTTATTGCTGCTATGAATATTGATGTTAAAGCGTTTACCGATGATTTTTATCAACAACTGTGTGCCGGACAGTTAGCGCAGGTTAAACGTACGGTGGAGCAGGCAGCCGGACAATGTCATATTGAAATTACCACCCTACTGGTGCCAGGACTTAATGACACGGCAGCCGAGATAGCGGCTCTGGCCGAGTGGCTGTCAGGCATAAGCGCCGATATACCACTGCATCTTTCCCGGTACTTTCCCAGCTACCGGCTGGAGGCGCCGCCAACGCCGCTGAGCACACTGCAGCTAGCCTATAAAACAGCCCGTAAATACCTGAACTATGTATATATAGGCAATGTTGGCGGTGACGGTACGAATACCTTCTGCCCTGAATGCGGCTATAAAGTAATTGATCGCGCCGGTGGCTGCAGTTGTTTGACAGGCCGGGACAACGGCACCGAAAAAGTATGCCCCCGTTGCGGGCGCAGTATATGTATTACCGGAGATATTCGATTTTAG
- a CDS encoding N-acetylmuramoyl-L-alanine amidase family protein, translating into MRLWAVRRQRLLHAVVFSIAVVVLNLLTLRYLVVDDIENANLAVLAGKTIAIDAGHGGIDDGAKWNGIEEKNINLAIALKVAQVVAANGATPVFTREGDIDFYTRGKGGKRNDILKRVEIIDSSGANVFVSLHCNAIKGTNWSGAQVFYNPKLAGNKQLAETMQQALKNFPPGNKRQVKQDSDILILKSVNTPGVLIEAGFISNPAEAAQLNSETYQQKLAEYIAKGLAYHFSQNVGR; encoded by the coding sequence ATGCGGCTATGGGCAGTGAGACGCCAGCGATTATTGCATGCGGTGGTATTTAGTATCGCCGTAGTGGTATTAAACCTCCTGACATTACGATACCTTGTGGTGGATGACATTGAGAATGCCAATTTAGCGGTACTGGCAGGCAAGACGATTGCTATTGATGCCGGCCATGGGGGCATTGATGACGGAGCTAAATGGAATGGCATTGAAGAAAAGAATATAAATTTGGCCATTGCCCTTAAAGTGGCACAAGTCGTAGCCGCCAACGGCGCAACCCCCGTGTTTACCCGCGAGGGAGATATTGACTTTTATACCCGGGGTAAAGGCGGCAAACGCAATGATATCTTAAAACGGGTTGAAATTATCGATAGTTCCGGTGCCAATGTTTTTGTCAGCCTGCATTGCAATGCCATTAAAGGCACGAATTGGTCGGGTGCCCAGGTATTTTACAATCCTAAGCTTGCCGGCAACAAACAATTAGCTGAAACCATGCAGCAGGCATTAAAGAATTTTCCCCCTGGCAATAAACGTCAAGTTAAGCAGGATTCTGACATTCTTATATTGAAATCTGTTAATACACCCGGAGTGCTTATTGAAGCGGGTTTTATCAGCAATCCGGCAGAAGCGGCGCAGTTAAACAGCGAAACGTACCAGCAAAAACTGGCTGAGTATATTGCCAAAGGACTTGCGTATCATTTCAGCCAGAATGTGGGAAGATAA
- a CDS encoding argininosuccinate synthase: protein MSDIKKVVLAYSGGLDTSVIIPWLKENYGCEVIAMCADVGQGDELAPVREKAIKSGASKVYIEDLTAEFVESYVWPTLKAGAVYEGKYLLGTSFARPIIAKAMVDVALKEGADAICHGATGKGNDQVRFELTVKALAPHLKIIAPWRVWNIRSREDAIDYAEKHGIPVPVTKARPYSMDRNIWHLSHEGADLENPANEPKDDVYMITTPPEKAPDTPLYIEVGFEKGIPVAVDGVKMDAVSLLTKLNDIGAAHGIGIADIVENRLVGMKSRGVYENPGGSILYYAHRELEYLTLDRATLHYKEQVAIKYAELVYDGMWFAPLREALDAFVDSTQENVTGTVRLKLYKGNIMSAGSQSPFSLYNEKIVTFGDSKELYNHGDAEGFINLFGLPLKVRAMMKAEAKKNNE from the coding sequence ATGAGTGATATTAAAAAAGTAGTACTGGCCTACTCCGGTGGCCTGGACACCTCGGTTATCATCCCCTGGCTGAAAGAAAACTATGGCTGCGAAGTCATTGCGATGTGCGCTGATGTTGGTCAGGGCGACGAACTGGCTCCTGTCCGGGAAAAAGCCATTAAGTCCGGTGCTAGCAAAGTATATATTGAAGATTTAACGGCAGAATTTGTCGAGAGCTATGTTTGGCCGACACTGAAGGCAGGAGCCGTGTATGAAGGCAAATACCTGCTGGGTACTTCCTTTGCCCGCCCGATTATTGCCAAGGCGATGGTTGACGTGGCCCTGAAGGAAGGCGCAGACGCCATCTGTCACGGTGCTACCGGTAAAGGCAACGATCAGGTGCGGTTTGAGCTGACCGTAAAGGCACTGGCTCCGCATCTCAAGATTATTGCTCCCTGGCGGGTATGGAACATCCGCTCCCGCGAAGACGCCATCGACTACGCGGAAAAGCACGGTATTCCGGTGCCTGTTACCAAGGCGCGTCCTTACAGCATGGATCGCAACATCTGGCACTTGAGCCATGAGGGCGCTGACCTGGAGAACCCGGCGAATGAACCAAAAGACGATGTATATATGATCACTACTCCGCCGGAAAAAGCGCCAGATACCCCGCTTTATATCGAAGTTGGCTTTGAAAAGGGGATTCCTGTAGCGGTTGACGGCGTAAAAATGGATGCCGTAAGCTTATTGACCAAACTTAACGACATCGGTGCCGCCCATGGTATTGGCATTGCCGATATCGTAGAAAACCGCCTTGTCGGGATGAAGTCCCGCGGCGTGTATGAAAATCCCGGCGGATCGATACTCTACTATGCTCATCGCGAACTGGAATATCTGACCCTTGACCGTGCTACCCTGCACTACAAAGAACAGGTAGCCATCAAGTACGCCGAACTGGTGTATGACGGCATGTGGTTTGCCCCGCTCAGAGAGGCGCTGGACGCTTTTGTGGATTCCACCCAGGAAAATGTTACCGGGACTGTCCGTCTGAAACTGTACAAAGGCAATATCATGAGTGCCGGTTCGCAATCACCGTTTTCGCTGTATAACGAAAAAATCGTAACCTTTGGCGACAGCAAAGAATTATATAACCATGGCGATGCTGAGGGCTTTATCAATCTGTTCGGCTTGCCGCTCAAAGTAAGAGCCATGATGAAAGCAGAGGCCAAGAAAAACAATGAGTAA
- the argC gene encoding N-acetyl-gamma-glutamyl-phosphate reductase: MKISIVGATGYTGAELLRLLAAHPVAEILYITSESQPDTPIHEIYPHLTRFCEKRLASLADLDAIATESQAIFIGLPHGHAMEVGRKATAINPNVKIIDLGADYRFKNFDIYEQWYKVPHTHRQAQAVYGLTELNRSQVKQAGIVGNPGCYTTASILALAPLVKAGLIDLRSIIIDAKSGVSGAGRGLSLGSHFTELFESVKAYNVAGHRHTPEIEAVLGELAGQELVINFTPHLIPVARGILSTCYAQLQEGVSPEAVDAAYSSLYGDEYFVRLLGRGGYPVTKNTRGTNFCDLGWHVDKRTGRVIAIAAIDNLVKGAAGQAIQNMNVMFAIEERTGLDNAPLYP, encoded by the coding sequence ATGAAAATAAGTATTGTGGGAGCTACCGGCTATACAGGCGCGGAACTGCTCCGTCTGCTGGCAGCCCATCCGGTTGCCGAAATTTTATATATTACCTCAGAAAGCCAGCCAGATACACCTATTCATGAGATATATCCCCACCTTACCCGTTTTTGTGAAAAAAGGCTGGCAAGCTTGGCTGATTTAGATGCCATTGCGACCGAGAGTCAAGCGATTTTTATCGGTTTGCCGCATGGGCATGCCATGGAGGTAGGCCGCAAAGCCACCGCGATAAATCCCAATGTAAAAATTATTGACCTTGGCGCCGATTATCGCTTTAAAAATTTTGATATATATGAACAATGGTACAAAGTACCCCATACCCACAGGCAAGCGCAGGCCGTATATGGCCTGACAGAATTAAACCGCAGCCAGGTTAAGCAGGCTGGTATTGTCGGCAACCCGGGCTGCTATACAACGGCCAGCATCCTGGCCTTGGCACCGCTGGTAAAAGCCGGTCTTATCGATTTGCGATCCATTATCATTGACGCCAAATCAGGTGTATCCGGTGCCGGGCGGGGCCTGAGCCTGGGTTCGCACTTTACCGAGCTGTTCGAAAGTGTCAAAGCCTATAATGTTGCCGGTCATCGCCATACGCCGGAGATTGAGGCCGTACTGGGAGAACTGGCAGGACAGGAACTGGTGATAAACTTTACCCCCCATCTTATTCCGGTGGCCAGAGGCATACTGAGCACCTGCTATGCCCAACTGCAAGAGGGGGTAAGTCCTGAAGCCGTTGATGCAGCCTACAGCAGCCTGTACGGCGATGAATATTTTGTGCGTCTACTGGGACGGGGCGGCTATCCGGTTACCAAGAATACCCGCGGCACTAATTTCTGCGACCTGGGCTGGCATGTTGACAAACGGACCGGCAGGGTCATTGCTATTGCCGCCATTGACAACCTGGTAAAAGGTGCAGCCGGCCAGGCAATACAGAATATGAACGTTATGTTTGCGATAGAAGAACGGACCGGCTTGGACAACGCTCCGCTCTACCCGTGA
- the argB gene encoding acetylglutamate kinase: MINSVEKAAVLIEALPYLQRFSGNTVVIKYGGNAMINEELKKSVMQDIIFLKYAGIRPVVVHGGGPEITSMLKALGKESNFVSGLRVTDAETVDIAEMVLVGKINSEIVKYLNFLGAKAIGLSGKDADLIIASKHLAKVRENGQVKEVDIGFVGDVLKLNTGILETLLDQGYIPVISPIGVGKDGATYNINADYVAGELAAALGAEKLALITDVEGIYRDYNDKSSFVSTLSLAEAQEMIKSGSIDGGMIPKVEACVKALAAGVAKTHIIDGRKPHSLLLEIFTTEGIGTEVVKYRRYIGG; this comes from the coding sequence ATGATTAATTCAGTAGAAAAAGCGGCTGTACTTATTGAAGCCTTACCATATCTGCAACGGTTTTCCGGCAACACGGTTGTCATCAAATACGGCGGCAACGCCATGATTAATGAAGAACTGAAAAAGAGCGTCATGCAGGATATCATTTTCCTTAAATATGCCGGTATCCGCCCTGTCGTCGTCCATGGAGGCGGCCCGGAAATCACCTCGATGCTGAAAGCATTGGGCAAAGAATCTAATTTTGTCAGCGGTCTCAGAGTAACCGATGCCGAAACGGTAGACATCGCCGAGATGGTGCTTGTCGGCAAAATCAACAGCGAAATCGTTAAATATTTAAATTTCCTTGGCGCTAAAGCCATTGGCCTGAGCGGCAAAGATGCCGATCTCATTATTGCGTCTAAGCATTTGGCCAAAGTAAGGGAGAACGGTCAGGTCAAAGAAGTGGATATCGGTTTTGTCGGCGATGTCCTCAAACTCAATACCGGTATTCTCGAAACCCTGTTAGACCAGGGATACATCCCGGTTATTTCCCCGATTGGCGTGGGCAAAGACGGTGCTACCTACAACATTAACGCCGACTATGTGGCCGGTGAACTGGCCGCCGCATTAGGTGCGGAGAAACTGGCCCTGATTACCGACGTGGAAGGCATCTACCGTGACTATAATGACAAGAGTTCCTTCGTTTCCACCCTGTCGCTGGCCGAAGCCCAGGAAATGATTAAGTCAGGCAGCATTGACGGCGGCATGATACCCAAAGTGGAAGCCTGCGTAAAAGCCCTGGCAGCCGGTGTAGCCAAGACCCATATTATTGACGGGCGTAAACCCCATTCCCTGCTCTTAGAAATATTCACCACCGAAGGCATTGGTACTGAAGTGGTTAAATATAGGAGGTATATTGGTGGATAA
- the amrA gene encoding AmmeMemoRadiSam system protein A, producing MRSPSVPVRLARESLAYYLEHGRLMDKPAELAAELCRRAGVFVSFKKAGQLRGCIGTFAPTQPTVAEEIIQNAVSAGTEDPRFNPISPGELADLEISVDVLEAPEPIESMDMLDPKTYGVIVRKGRRSGLLLPDLEGVDTVAGQVSIAMQKAGIRPEEEIELYRFTVTRYI from the coding sequence ATGCGTTCACCAAGCGTGCCGGTGCGATTGGCCCGGGAAAGCCTTGCCTATTATCTGGAACATGGCCGCCTGATGGACAAGCCGGCAGAGCTTGCCGCGGAATTGTGCAGGCGGGCGGGAGTGTTTGTTTCCTTCAAAAAAGCCGGCCAACTGCGCGGCTGTATTGGCACTTTTGCTCCTACCCAGCCGACTGTTGCCGAGGAAATTATTCAGAATGCTGTTAGTGCCGGAACAGAGGACCCCCGGTTTAACCCCATCTCGCCGGGTGAATTGGCTGACCTTGAAATTTCGGTAGATGTATTGGAGGCACCGGAGCCTATTGAGAGCATGGACATGCTTGACCCCAAAACCTATGGGGTTATTGTGCGCAAGGGACGGCGCTCCGGCTTGCTGCTGCCTGACCTTGAAGGTGTGGATACAGTTGCCGGGCAGGTAAGCATTGCGATGCAGAAGGCCGGGATCAGGCCGGAAGAAGAAATTGAGTTATACCGTTTTACCGTAACCCGGTATATATAG
- the amrB gene encoding AmmeMemoRadiSam system protein B, translating into MDNLVGCAFMPHPPLMIPEVGKEELARIKETVEAAVRVSEMLKEANPQTVVIITPHGPVFEDAVTVSIHPRLRGSMAQFDAPDVTLGFETDNLLIKHIIRNSQRLGINLNELTDAVAKNYRISLQLDHGAFVPLYYLAKAGFKGQIVHLSIGMLAYEEMYTFGKAVQAAISHMDKRVVVIASGDLSHRLTPDAPAGYSPKGAEFDRQLVAALENADVKALLNLDENLIEEAGQCGLRPAFFLMGVMGGLDAEKVVSSYEGPFGVGYAVVAYKIKGKK; encoded by the coding sequence ATGGATAATTTGGTTGGCTGTGCGTTCATGCCGCACCCGCCACTGATGATCCCGGAAGTGGGAAAAGAGGAATTGGCGCGGATTAAGGAAACCGTGGAAGCGGCTGTCCGGGTATCTGAAATGCTAAAAGAGGCCAATCCGCAAACGGTTGTTATCATTACGCCGCATGGGCCGGTATTTGAAGATGCCGTCACCGTCAGTATTCATCCCCGACTCAGGGGCAGTATGGCACAATTTGATGCACCTGATGTGACACTTGGCTTTGAGACAGATAATCTGCTAATTAAACATATAATCCGCAACTCGCAGCGGCTGGGCATTAATTTGAATGAGCTGACCGATGCGGTGGCAAAAAACTATCGTATTTCACTGCAGCTTGATCATGGCGCTTTTGTCCCGCTTTACTATTTGGCCAAAGCCGGGTTTAAAGGCCAGATTGTGCATTTATCCATAGGTATGCTGGCCTATGAGGAAATGTATACCTTTGGCAAAGCGGTTCAGGCGGCTATCAGCCATATGGACAAACGGGTAGTCGTCATTGCGTCAGGTGACTTATCGCACCGGCTTACACCCGATGCTCCGGCCGGCTATAGTCCTAAAGGCGCTGAGTTTGACCGCCAGCTGGTAGCGGCTTTGGAAAATGCCGACGTTAAAGCGTTGCTCAATCTGGATGAAAACCTGATTGAAGAAGCCGGACAATGCGGGCTCAGACCGGCTTTTTTCCTGATGGGGGTTATGGGCGGGCTGGACGCCGAAAAGGTCGTATCTTCTTATGAAGGCCCGTTTGGTGTGGGGTATGCTGTCGTGGCTTATAAAATCAAAGGGAAAAAATAG